The DNA window TCTTTGTCCCTGTAAAGGTGAAGAATGATAAGTGTTTTTCAGATACTAGCAATGGTCTTTCTGCTTGTAAATTTTGAATATTAAAGACTGAAAAGTCTTTTCTCATTTTTTCTATTTCTTCAAAACTTACTTGGTTCAAAACCTCATAATCATTTTTAGAGAAAAGGATTTCGAACATTTTCTCTCGTATTTTTTGATGTATAACTGATTTTCCACCATAAAACATAGGCTTTTTACCATCTTTGGTTGCAGAAACTTCAATCTTTTTAGATTTAAAATCTACAAACTTTATTTTCCAAATTTTAGCTGACAATAGAATGTTCGCATCTTCTACAATTTGCGGTGAAAAGGGAATTTCGCCAATTGTATTACCAGCATTCACAACTTTAAAATTTTCTTCTGCTTTAAATAAGCTGTAGAACTCCCGACTATTTACAATTTTCTCTCCTTCAACTCCTATAATAACTTCATGCTGGAGTTTTTCAAGGAAGTCAATTCCTATTAAATGATTAAGTATTTCTTCGATTTCTGAAATACTAATCTGGTTAAAAGCAAAATTCTCTTTTAGTTGTTTAGTTAAGTCAGTTAATGGGATACCCGAATGACCTTTTGCAATAGAAAGTGCTTGATGTAGTAGAATGTCATAAGGCTTTTGCATTGATTGTGGAGGTTCTATAAACCCCTCTTTATACAAAAGCCAACAGGCTAAGGATTGCAATAAACTCCATTGATTTGTTGCGTACAAGAATAGATTACTACTTTCTCCGTCCTTACGCCCACTTCTGCCAACTCTCTGGATTAACGATGCTATACTATGTGTTGCATCAATTTGAACTACTTCATCTACAGTACCAATATCAATTCCTAATTCTAATGTAGAGGTACAAGTGATACAAAAATTCTGTCGATTATTATTTTTCGCAAAATATTCTACGTATTCTCTAACTTCTCTATCCACTGATGAATGATGGGAAAAGTAATTCGGATGACCTTTGACTTTATCAGAAATTTTTCGAAGCTTTACCGCCACTTCCTCTGCTCGCCCTCTGCTGTTCGGGAAAATTAAAACTTTGTTGTCTTTAGTCTCAAGATATAAATCCTTTAATAGTTCTAATGGCAATTCTTCTGTTTCATTTTTGAAATATCTAAATTGAGCATTGATGTCTTTTGCTGTCCTATCAAGCAATACTGTAGTCTTCAACTCATTTCCTGTAAACTTCTTTGCTTCATTATAATCGCCAATTGTAGCTGATAAGCCAACAATATTGAAAGGTTTGACATTTACATTTTGAATTCTAGACAAAATTGATTTTAGCTGAACGCCTCTGTCTGTGCCAATAAAGGAATGAATCTCATCAATCACTACATATTTTAAATTTGAAAAGAGATGCTTAATGTTAAACGGCTTATTGACAAACATAGCCTCCAAAGATTCTGGAGTAATCAGAACAATCCCATGAGGCTCCTTTAATATTTTGTCTTTAAGGGTCTTATTAGCCTCACCATGCCACTTTGTGACTGTAACGTCTAAATACTTGCAAAGCTCTTCAATACGATAAAATTGGTCGTTAATTAAGGCTATAAGGGGAGAGATGTACAATACTTGTATTCCCCTCTCACTAAAATCAACTTTTGACAGAATCGGAAGAAATGCAGCTTCGGTTTTACCAGATGCTGTTCTGGAGGCTAAAATGTAGTTATCATCGGTTGTAAGAATTTTTGAAATAGCGACAGTTTGAATTGGTCGCAACTGCTCCCAACGCTTATCACGAATATATTTTCGTATTGGTTCTGAAAGTAAATCAAATGACATTATAATTCCTCAATACTATCTAATGAAACTTCATTTGGTGGTCTCTCATCAGAAACTTCTAGCTCTCCAAACAACTTATTCTTATCTACTGTAGGATTTTGACGAATGATGTTTAGAATATTTAAAAAAT is part of the Bacteroidota bacterium genome and encodes:
- a CDS encoding DEAD/DEAH box helicase; translation: MSFDLLSEPIRKYIRDKRWEQLRPIQTVAISKILTTDDNYILASRTASGKTEAAFLPILSKVDFSERGIQVLYISPLIALINDQFYRIEELCKYLDVTVTKWHGEANKTLKDKILKEPHGIVLITPESLEAMFVNKPFNIKHLFSNLKYVVIDEIHSFIGTDRGVQLKSILSRIQNVNVKPFNIVGLSATIGDYNEAKKFTGNELKTTVLLDRTAKDINAQFRYFKNETEELPLELLKDLYLETKDNKVLIFPNSRGRAEEVAVKLRKISDKVKGHPNYFSHHSSVDREVREYVEYFAKNNNRQNFCITCTSTLELGIDIGTVDEVVQIDATHSIASLIQRVGRSGRKDGESSNLFLYATNQWSLLQSLACWLLYKEGFIEPPQSMQKPYDILLHQALSIAKGHSGIPLTDLTKQLKENFAFNQISISEIEEILNHLIGIDFLEKLQHEVIIGVEGEKIVNSREFYSLFKAEENFKVVNAGNTIGEIPFSPQIVEDANILLSAKIWKIKFVDFKSKKIEVSATKDGKKPMFYGGKSVIHQKIREKMFEILFSKNDYEVLNQVSFEEIEKMRKDFSVFNIQNLQAERPLLVSEKHLSFFTFTGTKTNRTIQLLFNIAGIKNVLDDDSSAFDIEVTKQELISKWNTLTLPISNIDLHIHELLQGNPALLDFSKWGVYLPFKFQVELLKEKYFDISNTETLMSLISPIENKNPSEKC